In a genomic window of Salegentibacter salegens:
- a CDS encoding YihY/virulence factor BrkB family protein — protein MAEFEEDRQTISNPSKISFSGWKKIAIIIKDKIDENNLTIVSAGVAFYAFLAIFPAVMALVSIYGLAVNPAQIENQLNQLGSMIPEEAFGIVEARLEAFIATSGKALGWGMAIGILFSIWSANKGMKSLFTGIDIAYATRNTRGFIKQNTLTLLFTFGAIILMILSMGLIVAFPAVVGELGLPQNIESLISWLRWPILAIIVGFFLCIVYKYAPERTNPKLRWVIPGALIATLLWLVASWGFSFYVSNFGSYGEVYGSIAAVVIMMLWLFISCFTVLLGAQLNSASERYAKKITAFK, from the coding sequence ATGGCAGAATTTGAAGAGGACCGACAAACAATTTCCAATCCATCAAAAATTTCATTCTCCGGTTGGAAGAAAATAGCAATTATTATAAAAGATAAAATAGACGAGAATAACTTAACTATTGTATCTGCTGGCGTTGCTTTCTACGCATTTTTAGCAATTTTCCCTGCTGTCATGGCGCTAGTTTCTATTTATGGTTTGGCGGTAAATCCTGCTCAAATTGAAAATCAATTAAATCAGCTTGGGTCCATGATACCAGAAGAAGCTTTTGGAATTGTAGAAGCAAGGCTGGAAGCATTTATTGCTACTTCGGGTAAAGCATTGGGATGGGGAATGGCAATAGGTATATTATTTAGTATCTGGAGTGCAAATAAAGGAATGAAATCTTTATTTACCGGTATTGATATTGCCTATGCAACCCGCAACACACGCGGATTTATAAAACAAAATACACTTACTTTATTATTCACCTTTGGCGCTATAATCCTAATGATTTTAAGTATGGGGTTAATCGTTGCCTTTCCCGCTGTGGTAGGAGAATTAGGTTTACCTCAAAATATAGAAAGCCTTATTAGTTGGTTACGCTGGCCAATTTTGGCGATAATTGTCGGTTTTTTTCTATGCATTGTTTATAAATATGCACCAGAACGAACCAATCCTAAACTAAGATGGGTGATTCCCGGTGCCCTTATTGCTACCCTTTTATGGTTAGTCGCTTCCTGGGGTTTTTCTTTTTATGTAAGTAATTTTGGAAGTTATGGCGAAGTTTATGGTTCTATTGCAGCCGTGGTTATTATGATGTTATGGCTCTTTATAAGTTGTTTTACCGTGCTTTTGGGAGCTCAATTAAATTCTGCTTCAGAAAGATATGCAAAGAAAATTACTGCTTTTAAATAA
- a CDS encoding DUF6787 family protein, with product MNKLKARWGIDSNWQIVIIFIVFAITGSTSAKLAEPLCNLLGIYEASSHWAVYWSARIFLIFPIYQVLLVSFGWIFGQFQFFWAFEKKMLRRIGFAKLLQ from the coding sequence ATGAATAAATTAAAGGCACGTTGGGGTATAGATTCTAATTGGCAAATAGTTATAATATTTATAGTATTCGCTATCACAGGATCTACTTCAGCTAAATTAGCTGAGCCCTTATGTAATCTCCTGGGTATCTACGAGGCTTCCTCTCATTGGGCGGTTTACTGGAGTGCAAGAATTTTTCTGATTTTTCCCATTTACCAGGTTTTATTGGTTAGTTTTGGCTGGATTTTTGGCCAGTTTCAATTCTTTTGGGCTTTCGAAAAGAAAATGCTAAGAAGAATAGGCTTTGCTAAATTATTACAATAA
- a CDS encoding TonB-dependent receptor encodes MKSILFSLLFIAVSPIIYAQNSVSGQVTNAETGEPVFSANVYFPELSKGDMTDLDGKFKVENIPNGKFKVVISSVGFATYSNELDFPETSNLNITLEKSAIEMEEVIVSTPFHQLQSENVMRVERENVAELNRKGAITLSDGLTQIAGVESLTTGVGIGKPVIRGLSSNRVLVYTQGVRLENQQYGDEHGLGISSKGIESVEVIKGPASLLYGSDAIGGVLYMNPERYAASNEINAEVDVNYFSNTQGYQGSAMAKTSGEKLKFLARGSYAAHSDYETGNGERVTNTRFNETDFKAGIGYQDAKFKTDLRYNFNKSNIGIPEEIGEQSTDKELLLPYQEIDNHILSLESKLYFNNSSLDFKVGYQYNNRKEFEEHLHEEEHGEEEHAEEEEHLEEEEGTDHPALEMHLETLNYNLQYNLPRTGRFETILGVQGMHQTNTNYGEEILIPDATTTDFGVFATTHVHFDRWDFQGGLRFDTRSIDSEAVEAHEEEHAEEEHEGEEHEEEPGHEHESGEIAAVNNSYKSINGALGAKYILTENLSARLNLATGFRAPNLSELTSNGSHHGTNRYEVGDQDLDNEQNFQVDLSLEWRNKHFEAFVNGFHNTINDYIYLQPTGELIDENPVFEYTQNNAELYGGEIGLHIHPHPLDWLHLESSFETVTGKRNNGEYLPLIPANSLTNTLRLEFDNPDYKIFGKYIFVRLKNVFDQNNVDAFETRTAGYGLLGTGFGGQFAINSSEMRIGVSANNILNKDYISHLSRLKPDGISNIGRNISVSVRWFL; translated from the coding sequence ATGAAAAGTATACTTTTCTCATTGCTCTTTATAGCAGTGAGTCCCATTATATATGCTCAGAACAGTGTTTCGGGCCAGGTTACCAATGCTGAAACCGGAGAACCGGTATTTAGCGCCAATGTCTATTTTCCAGAACTTAGCAAAGGCGATATGACTGATCTTGACGGAAAATTTAAGGTTGAAAATATTCCCAACGGAAAATTTAAAGTCGTAATCTCATCGGTAGGGTTTGCTACTTACTCCAACGAATTAGATTTCCCCGAAACTTCAAATTTAAATATCACTTTAGAAAAATCGGCCATAGAGATGGAAGAAGTGATTGTTTCTACTCCTTTTCACCAGTTACAAAGTGAAAATGTGATGCGTGTAGAACGAGAAAATGTTGCAGAATTAAACCGAAAAGGTGCAATAACCTTAAGCGACGGACTAACCCAGATTGCAGGAGTAGAAAGTTTAACCACAGGAGTTGGAATTGGGAAACCGGTAATTAGAGGTTTAAGTTCTAATCGTGTTTTGGTTTACACCCAGGGTGTTCGCTTAGAAAATCAGCAATATGGAGATGAACATGGGCTTGGGATAAGCTCTAAAGGAATTGAAAGTGTTGAGGTTATAAAAGGCCCTGCTTCGCTTCTCTATGGAAGCGACGCTATTGGTGGTGTGCTTTACATGAATCCTGAACGCTACGCAGCCTCAAATGAAATCAATGCTGAAGTAGATGTAAATTATTTCAGCAATACCCAGGGTTACCAGGGAAGTGCAATGGCAAAAACTTCAGGAGAAAAATTAAAATTTCTTGCCCGTGGAAGTTATGCTGCACATAGCGATTATGAAACAGGAAATGGGGAAAGAGTGACTAACACTCGTTTTAATGAAACCGATTTTAAAGCAGGAATCGGCTACCAGGATGCTAAATTCAAAACCGATTTAAGGTATAATTTCAATAAATCTAATATTGGAATTCCGGAGGAAATAGGAGAACAATCTACCGATAAAGAGCTGCTTCTTCCCTACCAGGAAATAGATAATCACATTCTAAGTTTAGAAAGTAAACTTTATTTCAACAATTCCAGTCTTGATTTTAAAGTTGGTTATCAATATAATAACAGAAAAGAGTTTGAAGAACATCTCCACGAAGAGGAACACGGTGAAGAAGAGCACGCCGAGGAAGAAGAACACCTGGAAGAGGAAGAAGGCACCGACCATCCTGCTTTAGAAATGCACCTGGAAACTTTAAATTATAACCTTCAATATAATTTACCACGCACCGGAAGGTTTGAAACCATTTTAGGAGTTCAGGGAATGCATCAAACGAATACTAATTATGGGGAAGAAATTCTAATTCCAGATGCTACTACTACAGATTTTGGTGTTTTTGCCACTACTCACGTACATTTTGATAGGTGGGACTTCCAGGGAGGTTTAAGATTTGATACCCGAAGTATAGACAGCGAAGCTGTAGAAGCTCACGAAGAAGAACATGCTGAAGAGGAACACGAAGGTGAGGAACATGAGGAAGAGCCAGGCCACGAGCACGAAAGCGGTGAAATTGCCGCAGTAAATAATTCATATAAAAGTATAAACGGTGCGCTTGGAGCAAAATATATCCTTACTGAAAACTTAAGTGCAAGATTAAACTTAGCTACGGGTTTTAGAGCGCCTAATTTATCTGAATTAACGTCTAACGGTTCCCACCACGGTACTAATAGATATGAAGTTGGAGATCAAGATCTTGACAACGAACAGAATTTCCAGGTAGACCTCTCTTTAGAATGGAGAAATAAACATTTTGAAGCTTTCGTAAACGGATTTCATAATACAATAAACGATTATATTTATTTACAGCCTACGGGAGAATTGATAGATGAAAACCCTGTTTTTGAATATACACAAAATAACGCTGAATTGTATGGTGGAGAAATAGGCTTACATATTCACCCGCATCCTTTAGACTGGCTGCACCTGGAAAGTAGTTTTGAAACCGTTACCGGAAAAAGAAACAATGGCGAGTATTTACCATTAATTCCCGCGAATTCCCTCACCAATACGCTGAGATTGGAATTTGATAATCCAGATTATAAAATCTTTGGTAAATATATTTTTGTTAGATTAAAGAACGTGTTCGATCAAAATAATGTTGATGCTTTTGAAACACGTACCGCCGGTTACGGGTTATTAGGTACAGGATTTGGAGGGCAATTCGCCATAAATTCTAGTGAAATGAGAATTGGAGTAAGTGCAAATAATATTTTGAATAAAGATTATATCTCCCACCTTTCCCGCCTAAAACCAGATGGTATTTCTAATATTGGCAGAAATATTTCGGTTTCAGTAAGGTGGTTCCTATAG